The genomic stretch CCACCAGCAGCTGAGCCCCAATGATGAATGCATCGGCTTTGGGCAGATCGCCTGCTTCAACCTGGGCCGCATCAGTCAGTCGCGCGGGCAGGAAAAATCAGTACAAGTAAATTATTAAACCATGTGCCTGGCCATACCTGGAAAATTATTGTCAGTGACCACCCAGCTGGATGAAACCTTCCGTAAGGGGAAGGTCTCCTTTGGCGGGATCGTGAAAGAAGTGAACCTCTGTATGGTCCCCGAAGCAAAAGCCGGTGAATACGTACTGGTGCATGTAGGTGTGGCCATCGGCATCATAGATGAGGCCGAAGCGGAGCAGACATTCAATTACCTGCGGCAGATGGGCGAACTGGAGGAACTGTTATGAAATACCTGTCTGAATACCGTGACCCTGAGCTGGTGCAGGAATACCTGGCGGAGATCCACCGGATCACCAAAGGCAACTGGACGCTGATGGAGATCTGCGGCGGGCAAACGCATAGCCTGGTGAAGAACGGGCTGCTGGATATGCTGCCGGCCAATATCAATATGGTGCATGGACCAGGCTGTCCTGTCTGTGTTACCAGCATCGGCGTCATTGACGAGGCCGTCTGGCTGGCGGAAAGGCCCAATACCATTGTCTGCTCTTTTGGTGATATGCTGCGTGTACCCGGTTCCGGTAAATGCCTGCTGGAAGCCAAGGCCGCCGGGGCGGATGTACGTATCCTCTATTCTCCGCTGGAAGCGCTGCAACTGGCCAAAGAGAATCCGGATAAGGAAGTGGTGTTCTTTGCCGTAGGTTTTGAGACCACGGCGCCTGCCAATGCACTCAGTGTGATACAGGCTGCTAAAATGGGCCTGAACAATTACAGTATCCTGGCTTCGCATGTGCTGGTGCCACCGGCCATGGAAGCTATCCTGGCCGATCCTGAATGCCGTATTGACGGATTCCTGGCGGCAGGGCATGTATGCACCATCATGGGCATTGAAGAATATGAGCCTATCGCTGAGCGCTATCGTATCCCTATTGTGGTCACGGGCTTTGAGCCGGTAGACCTGCTGCAGGGGATCCTGATGACGGTGCGGCAGCTGGAGGATGAAGAATACCGGGTGGAGAACCAGTATGCCCGCAGTGTCAGGCGGGAAGGCAACCTGCTGGCGCAGGAAGCCATCCATGAGGTCTTTGCCATCAGCGACAGGACCTGGCGCGGCATCGGCAATATTGTTCGCAGCGGGTATGAAGTGAATGAAGATTATAAACGTTTTAACGCCCGGTTGAAGTTCCGGATCAGCCTGCCTGCTGCTGCGGAAAACAGCAGCTGTATCAGCGGCAGTATCATGCGTGGCAACAGCAAGCCTTTGCAATGCCCCAATTTTGGACGAACCTGTACGCCCGAGCATCCGCTGGGTGCGCCCATGGTAAGCAGCGAAGGGGCCTGTGCAGCCTACTACCATTACTCATCTGCCATAGTGCAGCCCTAAAATAACGTATATGCAAATTACCTGTCCGGTGCCGGTCTCCGATACGGAGATCATCACCCTGGGGCATGGAAGCGGTGGCCTGCTGACACATAAATTGTTGCAGGCTGGTGTATTCGGGCTCCTGAAAAATGAATGGCTGGACCAGCAACATGATGGCGCCAGCTTAGAGCTGAATGGAAGAGTAGCGTTCAGCACGGATAGTTATGTGGTGTCCCCCATTTTTTTCCCCGGTGGCAATATTGGCGACCTGGCCGTTAACGGTACAGTAAATGACCTGGCCATGTGTGGCGCCTCCGCACGTTATCTCTCCCTGTCCCTGATCATTGAAGAAGGCCTGCCCCTGACCACTTTTTACGAAGTGCTCAGCAGCATTGCCCGCGCAGCTGAAACAGCCCGTGTGCAGATAGTGACCGGTGATACCAAGGTGGTGGAAAAAGGGAAGGGCGATCAGCTGTTCATCAATACTTCGGGTATCGGGTATATCCACCCCGAAGCCAATATCCATCATAGCCGGATAAAACCCGGCGATCAGCTTATCATCAGCGGGCCAATTGCCACCCATGGCATGGCCATTATGAGCGTACGGAAGGGACTGGAATTTGAAACCACCATACAAAGTGATACCACATCGCTCAAATACAATGTGCTGCCGCTGCTGGACAGCTATGGTTCGTCCATACACTTCTTCCGGGACCCCACCCGGGGTGGAATGGCCTCTGTACTCAACGAGGTGGCGGAGCAGACAAACCTCGGCTTTACCATTCAGCAGGCAGCCCTGCCCATTGATGAGCAGGTGGAGGGCGCCTGTGAGATGCTGGGCCTGGACCCGCTCTATGTAGCCAATGAAGGCATCTTCCTTTCTGTAGTGGACAGAGAAGCTGCTGAAGGCGTACTGGGGCTCCTGCACCAGTCTGGCGCCGCCAGGGCTGCCATCATTGGTGAAGTAACGCATGAGCATCCGGGTAAGGTCTTGCTGCGCAGTCGCATTGGCGGACACCGCGTGGTGAATTACCTCACGGGCGAACAATTGCCACGTATCTGTTAAGCTTAAAATGTTGATCTGCTGGCTGTTTCACGGCTGCCGCCGGAGCACCACTGCCCCGGAGCCGGTATGTTCTGCTACTATTTTCCATTCTTTTCCAATAGCCGGCATGTTTTCCTGTTTGCGTGTGATCAGCAGGTAATCGAATGTGGAAAGATCGCTGTCCTTATTGAGCAAGGTATAGTCAAAATGGTATTTGCCCGGTTGCTCCACCTGGTAAAAATTGTGGAATACCCCATGATGCCACATCGTCATTCCCACCTTCTTAGCATCGCTTTTTTGCAGCAGCTCCAGGCAGGCTTCGGTATCACGCTGGTAAGGCCATTCCGAAAAATTGTTGGGGTTGTAAGCGGTAATGGCATTTGCCAGCAGGATCATTCCCAGCAGAATGGCTATACCCGCATGCCCCTTTTTCCAGCCAGCAGCAGGCAGGCGACCAACCCGTTCATCCCAGGTCATCAATAAGCCGATCACTACGGGCAGGTAAAGGATAAACGCTGTCCTGTCCAACAGGTAAGGTGTGCCGAACAATGTATGCAACAGCCAGCAGAGCAGCAGCACCCCTACAGCGGAAACAGTCAGCAACAATGGCGGAGATAAGCGACGCTGCTGAAGGTAAGCTGCCGCATGGTAGCCCGAGGCCAGCAACAGCAGGGCCAGCAGACCGAAAGCGCCTGCAACCGGCCATATGGATGGGTAGGGCAGATAAGTGCTGTACCGGATAAGTGAGCCGAGTATGGACCGGATGGGATCGTCAAGGCCGCCGTAAAACAGGTCGCCTCTTTGCCGTATGAAAAAAAGCATGCCTGTGGTGAGCAGCAGCGTGCTGCCGGTCAGCGACCACCAGGGCAGTGCTGCCTTTTGCAGTAGTGAGCGGTACTGACCGTTATAAAGCAGGTGCAATACATACAGCAGGGTGAACAGCAGGAAACAGTAGAAGAAGGAAAAATTGCAGGCAACGGAAAGCGCCGCAGCGAAAAAGAAGGGCAGCCATTTTTGCAGCGATTGATTCGGCTGGCGGCAGACCCTGATCAGGAGCCAGATACTCAAAGCCTGTACCGCAAAACCGGGCGCATAACCCCGGGCCAGGCTGAAGTAGAAGATCAGGAAAGGATTCAACAAGGTGGCAGCCAGGAAAACGCCTTTAATCGCGTAGCTGCGCAGTGAGCCGCTGATCTGGAAAACGGATACAACAAACAGGGGCCAGCACAGGACCGGCAGCCCTCTTATTTTCCATAAAGCGTCGGGACCGGGCAGCCAGAGCAGCAGGCGCATGCACAGGGTATTGGCCCAGTGTGTATTGGCTGAGCCGGGCATAGCGCGCCAGTAACTGGTCTTTACCAGGAAATAAGAATAGGCCTCATCCTGGGTGATAGGAAAACTGAATGCCCGGTAAATAATATATATCCAGATGATGGCCGCCAGGCCCCATAGGAACCAATGGGTCTTATACTGCATGAAGGCTTTGTTGGTCGGGCGTAAAAGTACAGATGTTTCAGCAGGGAAAGCAGCGTATTGTTGCAGGATACATCCTATATTTACGCATAAACGACCAATATTCTTGATCGACTTTTTTCGTCAAAAATTTTCTATTGACCTGCCCGGGCCATTACCGGAACCAGGCGGATCATTTTTTACGCCTGCCCGCCAGGCCCTGATCGGGTGGTTGCTGCTGCTGTTTGCGGCCATGACCAATACCCACTACCTTTTTAACCAGCTATGGCAGGATGAGCTCTATACCCTGGACCAGTTTGTGCTGGTGCCTTTGCGGACAACCCTGCAGGATTACCATGTACCCAACAATCATATTGTTTTCAATTTCGTTGCCAATGTGTATTGCCGGCTGATCGGTGTAACGGAGTTGCCTACGCTGCTGGAGCAGCCCGTATTGATCCGGCTGCTGCCCTATGCCTGCACGCTTTGTACCGTGTGGGTATTTTATAAGGGTTGTTGCAGGTCCATCGGTCCTTTTTTTGCGCTGGTTGCTACAGCCTGTCTGGTCACCAGTATCCAGCTGTATACTTTCGGGGCGCAGGTGCGGGGGTATCCACTGCAAATGCTGCTGGTCACTATTCAGCTCATGAGCCTGCTGGCTTATAAGCGATCACCACGGGGCTGGATAAGGCCGGTCATAATTGTGTTGACGGGCGCCCTGCTGCTCATCAACCTGCCGTCCTCGCTTTTCTATACAGCGTCTTTGTTGATCCTCCAGGCAGTAGTGATCCTGGGTGGGCGGCGGCCATGGCGGCAGCTGCTATCCCTACAGAACAATGAATGGCGTATATGGATCTGCCTGCTGGCAGGCTTTATCCTGTTCTGTCTTTATTTCCTGCTGCTGATCGGCAGGGCGCAGGTGGAAAACGATCCCTATTTTTACCATGCCCGGCATCCGCTTTCCTTATTGCTGAAGCAACCGTTTATAGTATTCCGCGATCTGCTGGACTGGCGATACTACCTGCTGCTGCCGTTGGTGCTTTCCCTGTTCCTTGTAGGCTCAGGCCGCAGCCGGCAAACCTATTCCCTGTTCCTGGCAGGGCTGTTCCTGCTTCCCTTCGGCCTGTTCATGCTGTATCCACCGGAGATAGTGCCCCGCACATGGTCGGCCCTGCTGCCCGTGTTTGCTTTATTGATAGCCCATGCCTGTGTGCCGGTATTTCCCTGGTTATACCGCCGGTGGCCGGCCTTTATTACGCTGCTGGCCCTTACCGTGCTGTTGTCCCTGTACTGTTTGAACAGGAAGCTGGAAAAAGACAATGGCCGCCGGGTGGTGACCCTTGAATTGCGCGACCAGTACCACCTGGCCGGCTACCACCCACGCTCGCTACTGGATACCGTTATAGCGGTCAGCCAGCGAAACAATGCGGCTATCCGGCTCTGCAAGATCGGCGATGAAGGACTGAAATATTACCTGCGCTACTGGCCGGTTGATTCCATAGCGCACGCAAACCAGGGAGCGCGGGCCACTGTCCTGATTGCCAATACCCATGATTGCTACCTGGATTCAACGCTCCATAAGCACTATACCTTACTGGACTCCGGTGATAATGCCGCCAATTATTATAAATGGTACCTGGTGGAACCACCCCGGTAAATTGTTTAGTTGGCGCCGAAAGAATATCTTCGTCAGGTAAACCCATCCGAACCACGGTTGCCGCTTTTCTGTATGAAGTATACCGCTTTCTGCCTGCTGCTGTTCTGTATTGGTGGCGCCGCTTTCAGCCAGCCCGATAATAATCCGCTGCTGAAAGAGCTGGGCCAGGCCATCCATATGGCGGACCGTTATGATGCCGGGAAACTGGACCGCATAGCTGCTATCCGCAAGACCATCCCGCCACAGGCCTCGGTCCTTACCTTTGAAGCTTACCGGCATCTCTTTGAGGAATACAAGTCGTTCAATTATGACTCCGCCTATCATTATGCAAAAAAACAATATGAGCTGGCCGGCAAGCTCGGTAATGATACCCTGCTGAATACGGCGCGGGTGCATATCGGTTTCTCCCTGCTCTCCGCAGGGATGTATAAAGAAACCCTGGAGATGCTGCAACAGGTGAACCCCGCGTCACTGCTCCCTGCTGAAAGGGCCGGCTTCTATTTCCTGTTCGGGCGTTTCTATTATGACCTGGGTGATTTTGACAACAATATCCATTATACGCCG from Candidatus Pseudobacter hemicellulosilyticus encodes the following:
- a CDS encoding HypC/HybG/HupF family hydrogenase formation chaperone — protein: MCLAIPGKLLSVTTQLDETFRKGKVSFGGIVKEVNLCMVPEAKAGEYVLVHVGVAIGIIDEAEAEQTFNYLRQMGELEELL
- the hypD gene encoding hydrogenase formation protein HypD; translated protein: MKYLSEYRDPELVQEYLAEIHRITKGNWTLMEICGGQTHSLVKNGLLDMLPANINMVHGPGCPVCVTSIGVIDEAVWLAERPNTIVCSFGDMLRVPGSGKCLLEAKAAGADVRILYSPLEALQLAKENPDKEVVFFAVGFETTAPANALSVIQAAKMGLNNYSILASHVLVPPAMEAILADPECRIDGFLAAGHVCTIMGIEEYEPIAERYRIPIVVTGFEPVDLLQGILMTVRQLEDEEYRVENQYARSVRREGNLLAQEAIHEVFAISDRTWRGIGNIVRSGYEVNEDYKRFNARLKFRISLPAAAENSSCISGSIMRGNSKPLQCPNFGRTCTPEHPLGAPMVSSEGACAAYYHYSSAIVQP
- the hypE gene encoding hydrogenase expression/formation protein HypE; amino-acid sequence: MQITCPVPVSDTEIITLGHGSGGLLTHKLLQAGVFGLLKNEWLDQQHDGASLELNGRVAFSTDSYVVSPIFFPGGNIGDLAVNGTVNDLAMCGASARYLSLSLIIEEGLPLTTFYEVLSSIARAAETARVQIVTGDTKVVEKGKGDQLFINTSGIGYIHPEANIHHSRIKPGDQLIISGPIATHGMAIMSVRKGLEFETTIQSDTTSLKYNVLPLLDSYGSSIHFFRDPTRGGMASVLNEVAEQTNLGFTIQQAALPIDEQVEGACEMLGLDPLYVANEGIFLSVVDREAAEGVLGLLHQSGAARAAIIGEVTHEHPGKVLLRSRIGGHRVVNYLTGEQLPRIC